In one Echinicola marina genomic region, the following are encoded:
- the recG gene encoding ATP-dependent DNA helicase RecG — MPGFFDTKIEFLKGVGPQKAALINKELDIFTFGELLQHYPFRYEDRTKFYKINQINGNLEHVQVIGKIRRVETVGMARKKRLVAYIEDETGEMELTWFKGIQWVAKKLLPGATYIFFGKPNQYGRKFSIAHPEMEPLTAAQEEKSFFQPVYPTTEKLRARYLDSKGISRIMDVLVQNAYPQIQETLPQEVMLRFNLMPKKDAIKQIHFPDEPERLKRARYRLKFEEFFFVQLRLLKLKLTRTEKFQGQVLGKTDLVGQFYTDHLPFELTNAQKRVIKESFADMRSGKQMNRLIQGDVGSGKTMVAFICALIAISSGTQTCLMAPTEILATQHFEGLREYAEMMGLRIDLLTGSTKKSARKRIHADLLNGQLHILIGTHALLEDVVQFHNLGLAIVDEQHRFGVAQRAKLWAKNKHFYPHVLVMTATPIPRTLAMTLYGDLDISVIDEMPAGRKPIQTVHRFDKDRLKVFGFMKKEIELGRQIYVVYPLIDESEKLDLKSLMDGYESICRAFPQYPVSIVHGNMKAADKEFEMQRFVKGETKIMVATTVIEVGVNVPNASVMVIENAERFGLSQLHQLRGRVGRGAEQSYCVLMSKYELSKDSRVRLDTMVRTNNGFEIADVDLKLRGPGDLMGTQQSGVADLLIADLSKDAPILTMARDAAQQLIQEDAELKLPQNAMVLRQIKNQKKHAVNWSRIS, encoded by the coding sequence TTGCCGGGATTCTTTGATACAAAAATTGAGTTTCTAAAGGGTGTAGGCCCACAAAAAGCAGCCTTAATTAATAAGGAGCTTGATATTTTTACTTTTGGGGAGCTCCTTCAGCACTATCCTTTCCGCTATGAGGATCGCACTAAATTCTATAAGATCAATCAGATCAACGGAAATCTTGAGCATGTACAAGTAATTGGTAAAATCCGAAGGGTTGAAACTGTGGGCATGGCCCGTAAAAAACGCTTGGTCGCTTATATAGAGGATGAAACAGGGGAGATGGAGCTGACTTGGTTTAAAGGCATCCAATGGGTGGCGAAAAAACTGCTTCCCGGTGCTACTTATATTTTCTTTGGTAAGCCGAACCAATATGGGAGAAAATTCAGCATTGCCCATCCAGAAATGGAGCCACTGACGGCGGCGCAAGAAGAAAAGAGTTTTTTTCAGCCTGTTTATCCTACTACAGAAAAACTAAGGGCCAGGTATCTAGATAGCAAGGGGATTTCAAGGATAATGGATGTCTTGGTCCAAAATGCCTATCCGCAGATACAGGAAACCCTGCCTCAAGAAGTGATGCTGCGGTTTAATCTCATGCCCAAAAAAGATGCGATCAAACAGATTCACTTTCCTGATGAGCCTGAACGCCTTAAAAGGGCCAGGTACCGGCTTAAGTTTGAAGAGTTTTTCTTTGTGCAATTGCGATTGCTTAAGTTAAAATTGACCAGGACCGAAAAGTTCCAAGGACAGGTATTGGGGAAAACTGATTTGGTAGGCCAGTTTTATACGGATCATTTGCCCTTTGAGCTGACCAACGCGCAAAAGCGTGTGATCAAAGAATCTTTTGCAGATATGCGTTCCGGGAAGCAAATGAATAGATTGATTCAAGGAGATGTGGGAAGTGGGAAGACCATGGTGGCTTTTATTTGTGCCTTGATTGCCATCAGTTCTGGCACGCAAACCTGTTTGATGGCTCCGACGGAAATTTTGGCTACCCAACATTTTGAAGGATTGAGGGAGTATGCCGAAATGATGGGTTTACGAATTGATCTGTTGACTGGCTCCACGAAGAAATCTGCAAGGAAACGAATTCATGCAGACCTTTTAAATGGGCAATTGCACATTCTTATTGGTACTCATGCTTTGCTGGAGGATGTGGTTCAATTTCATAATCTAGGCCTGGCGATAGTGGATGAGCAGCATCGATTTGGTGTCGCCCAAAGGGCAAAACTTTGGGCCAAGAATAAGCATTTTTACCCTCATGTATTGGTGATGACTGCTACACCTATCCCACGGACCTTGGCGATGACCCTGTATGGTGATTTGGATATTTCAGTAATTGATGAGATGCCAGCAGGGAGAAAGCCTATACAGACCGTTCACCGCTTTGATAAAGATCGGTTGAAGGTTTTTGGTTTTATGAAAAAGGAGATAGAGCTGGGCAGGCAGATTTATGTGGTATATCCCCTGATTGATGAATCCGAAAAGTTGGATCTCAAAAGTCTGATGGACGGATACGAGAGTATTTGTCGTGCCTTTCCCCAATATCCAGTCAGTATAGTTCATGGAAATATGAAGGCCGCAGATAAGGAATTCGAGATGCAGCGTTTTGTGAAGGGGGAAACCAAAATCATGGTGGCCACTACTGTTATCGAAGTGGGAGTGAATGTTCCGAACGCCTCTGTGATGGTCATAGAAAATGCAGAAAGGTTTGGGCTTTCACAGTTGCACCAGTTAAGGGGGCGAGTGGGGAGAGGGGCCGAGCAGTCTTATTGCGTTTTGATGAGTAAGTATGAGCTTTCCAAAGATAGTCGAGTGAGGCTGGATACCATGGTGAGAACTAATAATGGATTTGAAATTGCTGATGTTGACCTCAAATTGCGAGGCCCGGGTGATTTGATGGGTACCCAACAAAGTGGTGTAGCTGATTTGCTAATAGCAGATTTGAGTAAAGATGCGCCTATTCTTACCATGGCCAGAGATGCTGCCCAGCAACTGATACAAGAGGATGCAGAATTAAAACTTCCTCAAAATGCCATGGTGTTAAGGCAAATAAAAAACCAAAAGAAGCATGCTGTCAATTGGAGCAGGATAAGTTAA